In Bacteroidia bacterium, one DNA window encodes the following:
- a CDS encoding M13 family metallopeptidase has translation MKKIFTNTGLYLIPVFYFTACNTPMNTKENTDNNSLLGYDKNLMDTTVSPCEDFYQYAAGGWMAANPLPATESRWGTFNVLDKQNNEKIRKLLEESGKTEAAKGSPEQLTRDFFQSAMDTATREKLGVAPLQQYIAAIDALTSKDEIATLLGTFNQSGLLGLFSFYVYTDAKNSEYNAVYVGQGGLGLPDRDYYLNEDANSKEIRNAYIAYIAKILGLIGEKEGTKAAQQVMALETQLAMISMSKTEMRDPEKTYNKKSYSAFTQEYAYFSWEKYFANVGAKGINELIVSQPDFFKQLKNVFAKFSLNDWKTYLKWQLANGLSGYLNAEMVQAGFDFYQTTLRGTKEMKPLWERAVNMVNSNLGEPLGQMFVKQYFSPESKKRVSEMVEELRTAFGQRIQKLDWMSAETKVKAMDKLKAFSYKIGYPDKWKDYSMVEISKTSLVENLIHINQRENEIMLAKIGQPIDKTEWGMSPQTVNAYYNPTRNEIVFPAGILQPPFYNPNADDALNYGGIGAVIGHEFSHGFDDKGSKYDGNGNLSNWWTENDNELFRQRTQMIVNQFNSFEVLDSVFINGELTQGENIADFAGLTIAYYALKNHIDKVGKQIASPDGFTWQQRFFMGWALVWAQNISEKELRQRIITDPHSPGKYRVLGPLSNMPEFQEAFGCTKGSKMQADETKRVIIW, from the coding sequence ATGAAAAAGATTTTTACCAATACAGGACTTTACTTAATCCCTGTGTTTTATTTTACTGCATGCAATACGCCTATGAATACAAAAGAGAATACCGATAACAATAGTTTATTGGGTTATGACAAGAATCTGATGGATACTACCGTAAGTCCTTGCGAGGATTTTTATCAATATGCTGCCGGAGGATGGATGGCAGCCAATCCTTTGCCTGCTACCGAAAGCAGATGGGGTACTTTCAATGTGTTGGATAAACAAAACAATGAAAAAATCAGAAAATTGCTCGAAGAATCCGGTAAAACAGAAGCTGCCAAAGGAAGTCCTGAACAATTGACAAGAGATTTTTTTCAATCTGCAATGGACACTGCAACCCGAGAAAAGTTAGGTGTTGCTCCTCTACAACAGTATATTGCGGCTATTGATGCGCTTACTTCTAAAGATGAAATAGCAACATTACTAGGCACATTTAACCAAAGCGGCTTACTTGGGCTTTTTAGTTTTTATGTTTACACAGATGCAAAGAATAGTGAATACAATGCAGTTTATGTAGGTCAAGGTGGCTTGGGATTACCGGACAGAGATTATTATCTAAATGAGGATGCAAATTCAAAGGAGATTAGAAATGCTTACATTGCCTATATAGCCAAGATATTAGGGTTGATTGGGGAAAAGGAAGGAACGAAAGCTGCTCAACAGGTAATGGCATTAGAAACACAGTTAGCGATGATTTCGATGTCTAAAACTGAGATGAGAGACCCTGAAAAAACATATAATAAGAAATCATATTCAGCATTTACTCAGGAGTATGCTTATTTCTCATGGGAGAAGTATTTTGCAAATGTTGGGGCGAAGGGTATCAATGAGTTGATTGTTTCTCAACCTGATTTTTTCAAACAATTAAAAAATGTTTTTGCAAAATTTTCACTTAATGACTGGAAAACTTACCTTAAATGGCAGTTAGCCAATGGATTATCCGGTTATCTCAATGCAGAAATGGTTCAAGCCGGTTTTGACTTTTATCAAACCACTTTGAGAGGAACCAAAGAAATGAAGCCACTTTGGGAAAGAGCGGTCAATATGGTAAATTCAAACTTGGGTGAACCTTTAGGACAAATGTTTGTAAAACAATATTTTAGTCCTGAGTCTAAAAAGCGAGTGAGTGAAATGGTGGAAGAACTCAGAACTGCGTTCGGTCAAAGAATCCAAAAATTGGACTGGATGAGTGCTGAAACAAAGGTAAAGGCAATGGATAAGTTGAAAGCGTTTAGTTATAAGATTGGCTATCCTGACAAGTGGAAAGATTATAGCATGGTTGAAATTTCAAAGACAAGCTTGGTTGAAAATCTTATCCATATCAACCAGCGCGAGAATGAAATAATGCTTGCAAAGATTGGTCAACCAATAGACAAAACTGAATGGGGAATGTCACCTCAGACGGTGAATGCTTATTATAACCCCACTCGCAATGAGATTGTCTTCCCTGCCGGTATTCTTCAGCCGCCTTTCTATAACCCCAATGCAGACGATGCACTGAACTATGGCGGTATCGGAGCCGTAATAGGTCATGAATTTTCACATGGATTTGATGACAAAGGCAGTAAATATGACGGTAACGGTAATTTATCGAATTGGTGGACTGAAAATGACAATGAATTGTTTAGACAGCGCACTCAAATGATTGTAAATCAGTTTAACAGTTTTGAGGTTTTGGATAGTGTTTTCATTAACGGGGAATTAACCCAGGGAGAAAACATTGCTGATTTTGCCGGCTTGACGATTGCCTATTATGCACTTAAAAACCATATAGATAAAGTAGGTAAACAAATTGCTTCTCCTGATGGATTTACATGGCAACAACGCTTCTTTATGGGTTGGGCATTGGTTTGGGCTCAAAATATTTCAGAAAAAGAGTTGAGACAGCGCATTATTACAGATCCCCATTCACCCGGTAAATACAGAGTGTTAGGACCTTTGAGCAATATGCCTGAATTTCAAGAAGCATTTGGATGTACAAAAGGAAGTAAAATGCAAGCGGATGAGACTAAAAGGGTGATTATTTGGTAG
- a CDS encoding glycosyltransferase family 2 protein has product MLSAVILTFNEEKRIADCIRSVKDVADEVWVIDSRSTDNTVTIAENEGAKVCSIEWKGWVHARNSAVELVSFDFILFVDADERLSNELVNSIKLEKSLHFPHQVYLLNRLNHIGTQAIVHGAWFPDYKLRMYHKSRVSWRGGKVHEWADAGTVKPFLLNGYLLHYGYQSIEEVKLKTKKYASLASQSLHHKPKFILTLKMLFSPPVRFVRDYIIKSGFRDGRVGFNIALESGREVFLKYSKALFVKTA; this is encoded by the coding sequence ATGTTGTCTGCGGTAATACTTACTTTTAATGAAGAAAAACGAATTGCGGATTGTATTCGTTCAGTAAAAGATGTTGCGGATGAAGTTTGGGTTATTGACAGCCGGAGCACAGACAATACAGTTACTATTGCAGAAAATGAGGGTGCTAAAGTATGTAGTATTGAATGGAAAGGTTGGGTGCATGCACGGAATTCAGCGGTTGAATTGGTTTCCTTTGATTTTATTCTTTTTGTAGATGCAGACGAAAGACTTTCAAATGAGCTTGTCAATAGCATCAAGTTAGAGAAATCATTGCACTTTCCCCACCAAGTATATTTACTCAATCGACTCAATCATATCGGGACTCAGGCTATTGTCCATGGTGCATGGTTTCCTGACTATAAATTAAGAATGTATCATAAATCACGTGTTTCATGGCGTGGTGGTAAAGTACATGAATGGGCGGATGCGGGGACAGTAAAGCCATTTTTATTAAATGGATATCTATTGCATTATGGTTATCAATCTATAGAAGAAGTTAAGCTGAAAACAAAGAAATATGCTTCGTTAGCTTCACAATCGTTGCATCACAAACCGAAATTTATATTAACACTTAAAATGTTGTTTTCTCCTCCGGTAAGATTTGTCAGAGATTATATTATAAAGTCAGGATTTAGAGATGGGAGAGTGGGGTTTAATATAGCATTAGAGTCGGGGAGAGAAGTGTTTTTGAAATATTCAAAAGCGCTTTTTGTTAAAACTGCTTAA
- a CDS encoding HIT family protein has product MAHTETIFSKIIKGEIPCYKIAEDDKHLAFLDIMPVTKGHVLVIPKEPIDYYFDLSESQMNSLHAFAKKIALAVKKVIPCKKVGLSIVGLEVPHVHIHLIPMNAVSDMNFSNPRPQFTKEEFEEVANLIRSNI; this is encoded by the coding sequence ATGGCACACACTGAAACAATTTTTTCAAAGATTATTAAAGGTGAAATTCCATGCTATAAAATTGCAGAAGATGATAAGCATCTGGCGTTTCTTGATATTATGCCTGTTACGAAAGGACATGTGTTAGTTATTCCAAAAGAGCCAATTGATTATTACTTTGACCTTTCAGAATCACAAATGAACAGCTTACATGCTTTTGCTAAAAAAATTGCCTTAGCAGTAAAGAAAGTTATTCCCTGTAAGAAAGTAGGACTCTCAATTGTGGGTTTGGAGGTACCCCATGTTCACATTCATCTCATTCCAATGAATGCAGTTTCTGATATGAATTTTTCAAATCCAAGACCTCAGTTCACCAAAGAAGAATTTGAAGAAGTTGCCAATCTGATTCGTTCTAATATTTAA
- the greA gene encoding transcription elongation factor GreA, whose translation MATELNYVTKEGMDNLRKELEQLKKVERPNISKQIAEARDKGDLSENAEYDAAKDAQGLLEAKIAKLENLIAYSRIIDESKFDNSKVSLLSKVTVKNLKINKEMVYTIVSESEANLKEGKISSKSAIGAGLIGKSKGDIAEITVPAGIVKFEIIDISR comes from the coding sequence ATGGCAACAGAATTAAATTATGTAACAAAGGAAGGTATGGATAACCTTCGAAAAGAATTGGAGCAACTCAAGAAAGTAGAACGACCCAATATTAGTAAACAAATTGCAGAAGCACGCGACAAAGGTGATTTGTCTGAAAACGCAGAATATGATGCAGCAAAAGATGCACAAGGACTCTTAGAAGCTAAAATTGCCAAATTAGAAAACCTGATTGCATACAGCAGAATTATTGATGAATCCAAATTTGACAATTCTAAGGTCTCTTTACTAAGTAAGGTAACTGTGAAAAATCTAAAGATAAACAAAGAAATGGTTTATACGATTGTTTCGGAGTCTGAAGCAAATCTGAAAGAAGGTAAAATCTCTTCAAAGTCAGCGATAGGAGCCGGACTCATTGGAAAATCCAAAGGGGATATTGCAGAAATTACAGTACCGGCCGGAATAGTTAAATTTGAAATAATTGATATCTCAAGATAA
- a CDS encoding PorV/PorQ family protein has protein sequence MIKLEIKNRIRNILVLSTGLFIISSSNASDPARFGTAGAPQLTINGWARSSGWGNANVSGVRGAESFYFNPAGLAKTRQTELVFARTAWLLGTGININNVAFTQNIGKSGSDVIGISLMSYEIGNIQITTVQQPDGGLGTYRPSFMNLGFGYGKKFTDAISGGIVTRLIQEQIPDVKMVGVCFDAGVQYATSSNPNSKLKKDDIKFGISLRNIGPSMTPSGDGLTRKSTIQGAGYESSMFSRADAVQFPALIHIGGSYDIKLDRDEDVYFNRLTIGANYNYNNFSPNLTSIGLEYAYKEIFMVRTGYNFQQGGFNYDTRNDALTGFSAGASVEIPLAAKGNTENKSTIAIDYSYRSTNPFNGIHSFGLRINIDSKGSK, from the coding sequence ATGATAAAATTAGAAATAAAGAATAGGATTAGAAATATCCTCGTATTGAGTACAGGATTATTCATAATCTCTTCAAGCAATGCATCTGACCCTGCAAGGTTTGGAACTGCCGGTGCGCCTCAATTGACTATCAATGGATGGGCAAGAAGCTCCGGATGGGGAAATGCAAATGTGAGTGGAGTAAGAGGAGCTGAATCATTCTATTTCAATCCGGCAGGTCTTGCCAAGACAAGACAAACAGAGCTTGTATTTGCTCGTACTGCTTGGCTATTAGGAACCGGTATCAATATCAACAATGTAGCTTTCACCCAAAACATTGGTAAAAGTGGTTCTGATGTTATTGGTATAAGTTTAATGTCTTATGAAATAGGCAATATTCAAATTACAACCGTGCAACAACCTGACGGAGGACTGGGTACTTACAGGCCTTCTTTCATGAATTTAGGATTTGGCTATGGAAAGAAATTTACTGATGCTATTTCTGGCGGTATTGTAACCAGACTCATTCAAGAACAGATTCCTGACGTGAAAATGGTGGGTGTATGTTTTGATGCCGGTGTTCAATATGCAACTTCATCTAATCCGAACAGCAAGTTGAAAAAGGACGACATTAAATTTGGAATTTCACTTAGAAATATCGGTCCCAGCATGACTCCTTCCGGTGATGGACTTACAAGAAAATCAACGATTCAAGGTGCAGGATATGAGAGTTCAATGTTCTCTCGTGCTGATGCAGTACAATTTCCTGCATTAATTCACATTGGCGGTAGTTATGATATTAAGTTAGACCGTGATGAAGATGTATATTTCAATCGCTTGACAATTGGAGCTAATTATAATTATAATAACTTCTCTCCCAATTTAACATCAATTGGATTAGAATATGCTTACAAAGAAATCTTCATGGTTAGAACAGGGTATAACTTCCAACAAGGTGGTTTTAATTATGATACTAGAAATGATGCATTGACAGGGTTTAGTGCCGGTGCCAGTGTTGAAATACCTTTGGCAGCAAAAGGAAATACAGAAAACAAATCAACAATTGCAATTGATTATTCATATCGTTCCACTAACCCATTCAATGGCATTCATTCTTTTGGGTTAAGAATTAATATTGATTCAAAAGGTAGTAAATAA
- a CDS encoding carboxypeptidase-like regulatory domain-containing protein, translating to MRLIYTNLRTSMLLLFIVMAGYVQAQTNYGQLRGTVKDALTGKILDYATVRLEQNGIFIDGTYSDFDGNFTFTTLNPGDYTVIVTYIGYDTAVTQVTITSDSYIFRDIKMSKGGGSGDGGKVLNTIGVSGLKGRKLIEADDQKKTFTDKDIKRLPTRSVANIAGLTAGVNVTRSGVSFRGSRVDATAYFIDGVRAIGAFGQTQASQSQITIYQNGIPAQFGDFTGGAISITTKGASRFHKGSFELTSSTPTEFFKLTGNKFDNDNRFKRANRFDWTQMEGFAQGPLYIRNKGQGSKERVVLGYMVAGNLTYTRDPSPSYIGVYKVNDTKLSELEQNPLITNADGAFVHAGNYLTMADMENVRVRPNSASTDANFQGKIDFNPNKNIDLSFFTSLQYSGGPAVSNNIMNYKLNAISNNVTIRSYLRYTHRIPSDTSRARAGKTTFNNTYYTIRVDYQNTLSRTYDPVHGDRIFDYGYIGKFERYQTANYAYRSGDAPKMYVDQNGDTVYLSNYYEQIGFLDTAYKFTRADKFIPGDRGKNMNPLRANYTTNLYNYYGERGITIQNEFQVLQLQGLLNGYNPPNLYSIWSTPGFITANWSKGQAERYTAFAMFETQVKSNKQTGSYKPPHDLQFGFMYEKTVNRGYGIGASGLWTLMPQLMNTHLKELDKANPYLTYDANGVFTDTVKYQRFINTDQQTNFDKNFRNKIIKEGIRDVNGNFYTDRSFIEINSFTPDDFDVTMFSANELLNNGSSYVSYYGYDHLGRIIRGKPSVEAFTNDPQRRLIGAFQPTYQAAWIQDKFAYKDIIFRLGLRLERYDANQLVLKDPYSLYPIKTLGEVSEINGIQINHPSNMGQDYKVYVNDVKNPTRILGYRDGDQWYDAAGNEVNNPEIIANQTNSGRIAPYLVDPSNQKLTGNSFRDFAPKINVLPRILFSFPIREDANFYASFDVLAQKPIAGYAFSTIDNYYFLDSRNSGALANPNLKPRIKTEYQIGFKQMLGENSSLELGSYYAEIKNDIQLFQYNQAYPVNYISYQNIDFSTVKGFSTEYQIDGDHLSFRANYNLQFADGTGSNPNAASALIASGQPNLRTLFPLGDLDIRHQIRLVFNYNFGRNQGSYKYQGPTWGNWGEKVFRDVNANFIISANSGLPYSQTNVPTQIGSADRANLKGTPFGSRLPWQFNADINIQKDFIINRGKTRDGKDRKPVTATAFLWVTNVFNFERISGVYPYTGSPTDDGFLNSPRGQQAVSEQLNAQSYYDLYRILTTSPGNFLAPRFSRLGVRFNF from the coding sequence ATGAGACTGATTTATACCAACTTACGAACCTCGATGCTATTACTATTCATTGTAATGGCAGGATATGTTCAAGCACAGACAAATTACGGTCAGTTACGCGGTACTGTTAAAGATGCATTAACAGGCAAAATACTTGACTATGCAACAGTTCGATTAGAACAAAATGGTATCTTTATTGATGGTACCTACTCAGATTTTGATGGCAACTTTACTTTTACTACACTGAATCCGGGTGATTATACTGTAATTGTTACTTATATTGGGTATGACACTGCGGTAACCCAAGTTACAATTACATCTGACTCCTATATTTTTAGGGATATTAAGATGTCAAAAGGCGGAGGCTCCGGAGACGGGGGCAAAGTGTTGAATACGATTGGCGTTTCTGGATTAAAAGGCAGAAAACTCATTGAAGCAGACGACCAAAAGAAAACATTCACGGATAAAGACATTAAACGTCTTCCAACAAGAAGTGTTGCAAATATTGCAGGACTTACAGCCGGTGTGAACGTAACCCGAAGTGGCGTTAGTTTCAGGGGGTCCAGGGTGGACGCAACAGCATACTTTATTGACGGTGTACGTGCAATCGGTGCATTTGGTCAAACACAAGCTTCTCAAAGCCAAATCACAATTTATCAAAACGGTATTCCTGCACAGTTCGGAGATTTTACCGGAGGTGCAATTTCTATTACAACTAAAGGTGCTTCCAGATTTCATAAAGGTTCATTTGAATTAACAAGTTCTACCCCTACTGAATTTTTCAAATTAACAGGAAATAAATTCGACAATGACAATCGTTTTAAACGCGCTAACCGATTTGACTGGACTCAGATGGAAGGCTTTGCACAAGGTCCTTTATATATTCGCAATAAAGGTCAAGGCTCAAAAGAACGTGTTGTTTTAGGTTATATGGTAGCGGGTAATTTGACTTATACAAGAGACCCGAGCCCTTCTTATATTGGCGTTTATAAAGTCAATGACACAAAACTATCAGAGCTTGAACAAAATCCTTTAATTACAAATGCTGACGGTGCTTTTGTACATGCGGGAAATTATCTTACTATGGCTGATATGGAAAATGTGAGAGTGCGACCCAATAGTGCAAGCACAGATGCTAACTTCCAAGGCAAAATAGATTTTAACCCAAACAAAAACATTGACTTAAGCTTTTTCACAAGTTTACAATATTCCGGAGGTCCGGCTGTGAGTAATAATATAATGAACTATAAGTTGAACGCTATTAGCAACAATGTTACTATTCGTTCATATTTGAGATATACACACAGAATTCCTTCCGACACCTCAAGAGCAAGAGCTGGTAAAACTACTTTTAACAACACTTATTACACTATTAGGGTTGATTATCAAAATACATTAAGCAGAACTTATGACCCTGTTCATGGAGATAGGATTTTTGACTACGGATATATTGGCAAGTTTGAACGTTACCAAACTGCTAATTATGCATATAGAAGTGGCGATGCACCAAAAATGTATGTTGACCAAAATGGAGACACCGTTTATTTAAGCAATTATTATGAGCAAATAGGATTCTTAGATACTGCCTATAAATTTACCAGAGCAGATAAATTTATACCCGGAGACAGGGGCAAAAACATGAATCCTCTCAGAGCCAATTATACAACAAATCTCTATAACTATTATGGAGAACGTGGTATCACAATTCAGAATGAATTTCAAGTTCTACAATTACAAGGGCTACTGAACGGTTACAACCCTCCTAACCTTTATTCAATTTGGTCAACACCAGGTTTTATTACTGCAAACTGGAGTAAAGGACAAGCAGAAAGATATACTGCATTTGCAATGTTTGAAACCCAAGTAAAAAGTAACAAACAAACCGGATCATATAAACCTCCACATGATTTGCAATTCGGGTTTATGTATGAAAAAACTGTAAACAGAGGATATGGTATCGGGGCTTCTGGTCTATGGACATTAATGCCTCAATTAATGAATACACACTTGAAAGAACTGGACAAAGCCAATCCTTATTTAACCTATGATGCTAATGGCGTTTTTACAGATACAGTTAAATATCAAAGATTCATTAACACCGATCAACAAACCAATTTTGACAAGAATTTCCGTAACAAAATAATCAAGGAAGGAATTAGAGATGTAAATGGTAATTTTTATACAGACAGAAGCTTTATTGAAATTAACTCATTTACACCGGACGACTTTGATGTAACTATGTTTAGCGCAAACGAACTGCTTAATAACGGTAGCAGTTATGTTAGTTACTACGGATATGACCACTTAGGAAGAATAATAAGAGGAAAGCCAAGCGTTGAGGCATTTACCAACGATCCCCAAAGAAGACTTATTGGTGCTTTTCAACCAACCTACCAAGCAGCTTGGATACAAGATAAATTTGCTTACAAAGACATCATCTTCAGACTTGGATTAAGATTAGAACGTTATGACGCAAATCAGCTTGTACTCAAAGACCCTTATTCATTATATCCAATTAAAACATTAGGTGAAGTAAGTGAAATAAATGGGATACAAATCAATCACCCTTCCAATATGGGACAAGATTACAAAGTGTATGTCAATGACGTAAAAAATCCAACCCGTATCTTAGGCTACAGAGATGGAGATCAATGGTATGATGCTGCCGGTAACGAAGTCAACAATCCTGAGATTATTGCAAACCAAACTAATTCAGGAAGAATTGCACCGTATTTAGTTGACCCATCAAATCAAAAATTAACCGGAAATTCATTCAGAGATTTTGCTCCAAAAATCAATGTATTACCCCGTATTTTATTCTCATTCCCAATAAGGGAAGATGCAAACTTCTATGCTAGTTTTGACGTTTTGGCTCAAAAACCAATTGCCGGTTATGCATTTTCTACAATTGACAACTACTACTTCTTAGATTCTCGTAACTCAGGAGCTTTGGCTAACCCTAATTTGAAGCCTCGTATTAAAACAGAATATCAAATTGGATTTAAGCAGATGTTAGGTGAAAATTCATCTCTTGAGTTAGGTTCATATTATGCAGAAATTAAGAATGATATTCAGTTATTCCAATATAACCAAGCTTACCCTGTAAACTATATCAGTTACCAAAATATTGACTTTAGTACTGTAAAAGGTTTCTCTACAGAATACCAAATAGATGGAGATCATTTATCTTTTAGAGCAAACTACAACCTTCAATTTGCAGATGGAACCGGTTCTAACCCTAATGCTGCCAGTGCATTGATAGCATCCGGTCAACCAAATCTTAGAACACTGTTCCCATTAGGTGATTTAGACATTCGTCATCAAATCCGTTTAGTATTTAACTATAACTTTGGAAGAAATCAAGGAAGCTACAAATATCAAGGACCAACATGGGGTAATTGGGGAGAGAAAGTGTTCCGTGATGTAAATGCTAACTTTATCATTTCAGCTAACTCAGGACTACCTTACTCTCAAACAAATGTCCCTACACAAATTGGTTCTGCAGATAGAGCCAATCTTAAAGGTACACCTTTTGGTTCTCGTTTACCATGGCAGTTTAATGCAGATATTAATATCCAAAAGGACTTTATTATAAACAGAGGAAAGACACGTGATGGAAAAGACAGAAAGCCTGTTACCGCAACTGCTTTCCTTTGGGTAACCAATGTGTTTAATTTTGAAAGGATCTCTGGTGTGTATCCATATACAGGCTCCCCAACAGATGACGGATTTTTGAACTCCCCTCGTGGACAACAAGCTGTTTCTGAGCAATTAAATGCTCAATCTTATTACGATTTATATAGAATTTTGACAACTAGCCCGGGCAATTTCCTTGCTCCTCGCTTCTCAAGATTAGGTGTTAGATTTAATTTTTAA
- a CDS encoding NAD(P)-binding domain-containing protein, whose amino-acid sequence MRNEKKRDEVLIVDDFHPALLAGLSRLNFNFHYNPEITKERILDIIENYTGLIVRSKIECDVTFFEKAKQLKWIAKGGSGIDSIDEEQTIKRKILIINAPEGNRNAVAEHTIGLLLNLTNNIAHACNSIKKLHWDREANRGIEISEKVMGIIGFGNIGEILAKRLSGFDMKVLAYDKYKQIKSPFAIESTLEQIFAEADYLSLHVPLTKETKGMVNQAFISQFKKPIGLINASRGKVVVSKDVLQALELGQISFFGADVIENERLKKWSIIESNTYTRLLSMQNVIITPHIAGWTRESYRKISETLIEKIEQEISLDAIKK is encoded by the coding sequence ATGAGAAACGAGAAGAAGCGAGATGAAGTTCTGATAGTTGATGACTTTCATCCGGCATTATTAGCGGGCTTGTCAAGGTTAAATTTCAACTTTCATTACAATCCCGAAATAACCAAGGAAAGGATTCTGGATATTATAGAAAACTACACAGGACTGATTGTAAGAAGCAAAATAGAGTGTGATGTTACGTTCTTTGAAAAGGCTAAACAACTGAAATGGATTGCAAAAGGCGGCTCCGGTATTGACAGCATTGATGAAGAACAAACAATAAAGAGAAAAATTCTAATCATAAATGCACCCGAAGGCAATAGAAATGCAGTGGCTGAACACACCATTGGTTTATTGCTGAACCTAACTAACAATATTGCTCATGCTTGTAACAGCATTAAAAAATTGCATTGGGACAGAGAAGCAAACCGAGGTATAGAAATAAGTGAAAAAGTTATGGGGATTATAGGCTTTGGCAATATTGGAGAAATACTTGCAAAGCGACTATCAGGATTTGACATGAAGGTACTTGCTTATGATAAATACAAGCAAATTAAATCTCCCTTTGCTATTGAATCTACATTAGAGCAGATTTTTGCAGAAGCGGATTATCTATCGTTACATGTGCCTCTTACCAAAGAGACAAAAGGCATGGTAAACCAAGCATTTATAAGCCAATTTAAAAAACCAATTGGATTAATTAACGCTTCAAGAGGCAAAGTAGTTGTGTCCAAAGATGTTCTGCAAGCATTGGAATTAGGGCAAATATCATTTTTTGGTGCAGATGTAATAGAAAATGAAAGACTTAAGAAATGGAGTATCATAGAAAGCAACACCTATACTCGATTACTTTCCATGCAAAATGTAATCATAACACCTCATATTGCAGGATGGACAAGAGAATCCTATAGAAAAATTTCAGAAACGCTCATTGAAAAAATAGAACAAGAAATTAGCCTTGATGCAATTAAAAAATAA
- the murI gene encoding glutamate racemase: MSTNPIGIFDSGIGGLTVANAISELLPNESIIYFGDTAHLPYGDKSAKAIRNYGKEIIQFLVEKKCKLIVIACNSASASIGNAYTKWIPKDLPVINVIEPVVHYLANDKNSKIGLIGTKRTIKSGVFPKYIKSIAPSKTIQSLATPLLAPMIEEGFYNNNISKAVINAYLENSRLRGMQSLVLACTHYPLIEKEIKTLIGSKTKIINSAYVVAMRVLEIIEKQNLANSNKKIVAHQFYVSDYTTAFEQAANRFFGKKIKLSEHNLWKRQKS; the protein is encoded by the coding sequence TTGTCAACAAATCCAATTGGCATATTTGATTCAGGTATTGGCGGCTTAACAGTCGCCAATGCTATATCTGAGCTACTCCCCAATGAAAGTATCATATATTTTGGCGACACCGCCCATTTGCCTTATGGAGACAAATCTGCCAAAGCCATTAGAAACTATGGCAAAGAGATTATTCAATTCTTAGTAGAGAAAAAATGTAAACTCATTGTCATTGCTTGCAATTCTGCTTCAGCAAGTATTGGCAATGCTTATACAAAATGGATTCCTAAAGATTTACCGGTTATCAATGTCATTGAACCTGTTGTACATTATCTGGCAAACGACAAAAATTCAAAAATCGGACTGATAGGCACCAAACGAACCATTAAATCCGGTGTGTTCCCAAAATATATCAAATCAATCGCACCCTCCAAAACCATTCAAAGTCTGGCAACACCATTACTGGCACCCATGATTGAAGAAGGGTTTTATAATAATAATATCAGCAAAGCTGTCATCAATGCATATTTAGAGAACTCTCGGCTTCGCGGTATGCAATCTCTTGTGCTTGCTTGTACCCATTATCCGCTAATTGAAAAAGAAATCAAAACTTTGATAGGGAGTAAAACTAAAATTATCAATAGTGCTTATGTGGTTGCAATGAGAGTATTAGAAATAATTGAGAAACAAAATCTTGCAAATAGTAACAAAAAAATTGTAGCTCACCAGTTTTATGTATCTGATTACACAACTGCATTTGAGCAAGCAGCCAATCGTTTCTTCGGCAAAAAAATAAAATTGTCCGAACATAATCTATGGAAACGTCAAAAAAGTTGA